Proteins from a single region of Trichoderma asperellum chromosome 3, complete sequence:
- a CDS encoding uncharacterized protein (EggNog:ENOG41), which produces MARFVDLDDEDSQAQPMAAWPAPGNPLALPEHGSVANMAAGDRDRGIVSSARRFPSRKSTMTDKSPQQYGDDASEAENGKQPATHSAMEEAFQCYPIVVGIISYIDLNTLDSLARASRFIHDGLIQYRASLMGATLRCSREGVAIDPEQTLRYRARATDWNYMQDDNNYNGKAGSCARDMVAECRRCADIICRNCAIKPPLIAALRERHRRLCVTCVKAPIAALAVPALDISLPLNSDAVQRAICQCDTEGVWLCQPCGHSIRNADHDYKAIWRWRTKYGGFTGIGDGDRGVICGREEACLAARERENEIDCDAEDARGSTLTPWSTGSSSSGTPSPGPQHAGTTPPGATAGFPFPTNGTIESIIDEIRHQRTPSPQLGPGYERHEIEGIGGIVKKKLVRMVRVGACVPEWEDEKGSNSKILAREVNGAARSWCGWCWRVIPGEKDKRQCAK; this is translated from the exons ATGGCTCGCTTCGTCGATCTCGATGACGAGGACAGCCAGGCGCAGCCAATGGCCGCTTGGCCGGCGCCGGGCAACCCTCTGGCACTGCCCGAGCACGGATCGGTCGCCAACATGGCGGCTGGAGATCGAGATCGAGGCATCGTCTCTTCTGCGCGCAGGTTTCCCAGCAGGAAGAGTACCATGACCGACAAGTCGCCGCAGCAATACGGGGACGATGCGTCTGAGGCTGAGAATGGAAAGCAGCCGGCGACTCACAGTGCCATGGAGGAGGCATTCCAGTGTTATCC TATTGTCGTTGGCATTATTTCCTACATTGACCTCAACACCCTCGATTCATTGGCCCGTGCAAGCCGCTTTATCCACGATGGCTTGATCCAATATCGAGCGAGCCTCATGGGCGCAACACTGCGCTGCTCTAGAGAGGGCGTTGCGATCGATCCAGAGCAGACGCTGCGATACCGCGCCAGGGCGACTGATTGGAATTATATGCAAGATGACAACAATTATAACGGGAAAGCGGGCAGCTGCGCTCGCGACATGGTGGCCGAGTGCAGGAGATGCGCAGACATCATTTGTAGA AACTGTGCTATAAAGCCCCCTCTTATTGCTGCTCTGCGCGAGCGACACCGCCGGCTCTGTGTCACTTGCGTCAAAGCTCCCATTGCCGCGCTCGCCGTGCCGGCATTGGATATATCTTTACCTCTGAATTCAGATGCCGTACAGCGAGCAATCTGCCAGTGCGACACAGAGGGCGTCTGGCTATGTCAGCCTTGTGGTCATAGCATTCGCAATGCCGACCACGATTATAAAGC TATCTGGCGTTGGCGCACAAAGTATGGAGGCTTCACAGGCATTGGAGACGGCGACCGTGGCGTAATCTGCGGCCGCGAAGAAGCCTGTCTTGCTGCTCGTGAACGTGAGAACGAAATCGACTGCGATGCCGAAGACGCCCGAGGCAGCACCCTTACTCCGTGGTCAACCgggtcctcctcctccggcaCGCCGAGCCCGGGCCCACAACATGCGGGCACCACACCCCCTGGCGCCACCGCCGGGTTTCCCTTCCCTACAAATGGCACCATCGAGTCGATAATCGATGAAATTCGCCATCAGCGGACGCCCTCGCCGCAGCTGGGACCGGGGTACGAGAGACACGAAATCGAGGGGATTGGTGGCATCGTGAAGAAAAAACTGGTCCGCATGGTTCGAGTGGGGGCCTGCGTGCCCGAGTGGGAAGACGAAAagggcagcaacagcaagatTTTGGCCCGGGAGGTGAATGGCGCGGCACGCAGCTGGTGCGGCTGGTGCTGGAGAGTCATTCCTGGGGAGAAGGATAAGAGGCAATGTGCGAAATGA
- a CDS encoding uncharacterized protein (EggNog:ENOG41~SECRETED:SignalP(1-20)): MKLLRVATAAALALAGRADAVSTFEPARPPAAPLAVRAPYLNVWLNGPNDGSPSGYLPGQWPRYWTQGIQAWQGFIMVDGKAYNWMGAAPGADNVDQVSLKYTSTRTTFTMNVGGSVQMAAEFFSPVYPDDLRRQSIPFSYLKVSVVSLDGRPHNIQIYCDVSGEWASGDNSQIIRWEHQEADGVLSHKFYRQNQDGFQEANDQASWGSWYWSTGRIRGVTYKIGADTDVRGQFLSTGTLDNTIDTNYRAVNDRWPVFAFARDLGTIAGGGSASTLFTIGIAQENAILFQGRGSSPEQVPSLWTSYFDESDLVPFFYMDYGYASQYANNLDNRVARDSIKAGGQDYLTITSLAVRQAFAALQYTGTPDNVRVFLKEISSNSDIQTVDVIFPTWPIMLYFDPNLIKHTLSPLLENQESGHYPNKYAIHDLGRFPQALGYPQGNDEAMPLEECGNMIIMMLSYAQKTGDVYYLNQHWQLMAQWAEYLIEDAKIPANQLSTDDFAGHLANQTNLAIKGIIALQAMSEIADRTGHSFLSDKYSAIARDYLNFWSRHGINRAAVPNHSVLQYDSGTTYGLLYNIYPDKALGLNFIPQSVYDMQSDFYKTKANKYGVVLDTRGTLTKTDWEMFAAAVAKPDTKAMFISLIAKWINETPTWRAFTDLYDTNTGEYPGNQFTARPVVGGVFALLALS; this comes from the exons ATGAAGCTCTTGCGAGTCGCTACGGCGGCTGCCCTTGCTCTTGCAGGGCGTGCGGATGCAGTTTCAACTTTTGAACCGGCACGGCCTCCCGCGGCTCCTCTTGCCGTTAGAGCTCCTTATCTCAATGTTTGGCTCAATGGCCCAAATGATGGAAGCCCTAGCGGCTACCTGCCTGGCCAATGGCCTAGGTACTGGAC GCAAGGAATTCAAGCATGGCAAGGCTTCATCATGGTCGACGGAAAGGCCTACAACTGGATGGGAGCGGCTCCCGGCGCAGACAATGTTGACCAAGTGTCACTCAAGTATACATCAACTAGAACAACCTTTACCATGAACGTGGGAGGGTCAGTCCAGATGGCTGCGGAGTTCTTCTCCCCAGTCTACCCAGATGACCTCAGAAGACAGTCTATTCCGTTCTCGTACCTCAAAGTTTCGGTTGTCTCCCTTGACGGGCGGCCACACAATATCCAAATCTACTGCGATGTATCAGGAG AATGGGCATCTGGCGACAACTCACAGATTATCCGCTGGGAGCACCAAGAGGCAGACGGGGTGCTTTCCCACAAATTTTATCGCCAAAATCAAGACGGTTTTCAAGAGGCTAATGATCAGGCATCATGGGGCAGCTGGTATTGGTCGACCGGCCGTATC AGAGGTGTAACGTATAAAATTGGTGCAGATACAGATGTCCGCGGCCAGTTCCTGTCCACGGGTACGCTTGACAATACCATCGACACCAACTACCGTGCTGTCAATGACCGTTG GCCTGTGTTTGCTTTTGCACGCGACCTTGGTACAATCGCGGGAGGGGGCTCCGCATCTACTCTCTTTACAATTGGCATTGCGCAAGAAAATGCCATATTATTTCAAGGTCGGGGTAGCTCCCCTGAGCAGGTGCCGTCACTTTGGACGAGCTACTTTGATGAATCGGACCTCGTTCCATTCTTCTATATGGACTATGGCTACGCCAGCCAATATGCTAACAACCTCGACAACCGTGTTGCAAGAGATTCTATCAAGGCTGGTGGACAGGATTATCTCACTATAACAAGTCTTGCCGTCCGCCAGGCTTTTGCAGCCCTCCAGTACACCGGCACTCCGGATAACGTCAGAGTATTCCTTAAAGAAATCAGCTCCAACAGCGATATCCAAACGGTGGATGTGATTTTCCCTACTTGGCCAATCATGCTGTATTTTGATCCAAACCTCATCAAACATACTCTATCGCCCCTTCTCGAGAATCAAGAAAGCGGCCACTACCCGAACAAATATGCGATTCACGACCTGGGTAGATTCCCTCAGGCTCTTGGCTATCCGCAGGGCAACGATGAGGCCATGCCCCTGGAAGAGTGCGGCAATATGATTATCATGATGCTGTCCTATGCTCAGAAAACAGGAGACGTATACTATCTGAACCAGCATTGGCAGCTCATGGCGCAGTGGGCAGAGTATTTGATTGAAGATGCCAAGATCCCAGCAAACCAATTGTCCACGGATGATTTTGCAGGCCATCTTGC GAACCAAACCAATCTCGCCATCAAAGGCATAATTGCTTTGCAGGCCATGTCGGAAATAGCCGACCGCACTGGCCATAGTTTCCTATCTGACAAGTACTCGGCCATAGCCAGGGACTATCTCAACTTTTGGTCTCGCCACGGCATTAACCGAGCTGCTGTCCCTAACCACAGCGTGCTTCAATATGATTCTGGAACCACATATG GATTACTATACAATATTTACCCGGACAAGGCTCTTGGGCTGAACTTCATCCCCCAGTCCGTTTATGATATGCAGAGCGATTTCTACAAGACCAAAGCCAATAAATACGGAGTTGTTCTCGACACGCGCGGTACATTGACCAAGACTGACTGGGAAatgtttgctgctgcagtagCTAAGCCTGACACAAAGGCCATGTTCATCTCCTTGATTGCCAAGTGGATCAACGAGACGCCAACGTGGCGAGCATTTACCGACTTGTACGACACGAACACGGGAGAATATCCGGGTAACCAGTTTACCGCTCGGCCGGTTGTGGGCGGTGTGTTTGCATTGTTGGCGCTGTCGTGA